In the genome of Rhizophagus irregularis chromosome 22, complete sequence, one region contains:
- a CDS encoding 60S ribosomal protein uL29: MPPVKAYELRNKNKAEVNKQLEDLKQELAGLKVQKIAGGAASKLTKLREVRKSIARVNTVISQNQRDVLRKAIKQRQKDQPPNLVNYKKYKPLDLRPKKTRAIRRRLTKYEVNKRTKRAHEKAIHFPQRKYAVKA, encoded by the exons atg CCTCCTGTTAAAGCTTACGAACTTCGCAATAAAAATAAGGCCGAGGTTAATAAACAGCTCGAAGACCTTAAGCAAGAACTCGCCGGtttaaaagttcaaaaaattGCAGGCGGTGCAGCCtcaaaattaactaaatt GCGCGAAGTTCGAAAGTCTATCGCACGCGTTAACACTGTAATCTCACAAAATCAACGAGATGTTCTTCGCAAAGCTATTAAACAAAGACAAAAAGATCAACCTCCAAACTTagttaattacaaaaaatataaacctCTAGATCTTCGACCGAAAAAAACTCGTGCTATCCGTCGTCGTCTAACAAAA TATGAGGTTAATAAGAGGACTAAGCg TGCTCATGAAAAAGCTATTCATTTTCCTCAACGTAAATATGCTGTAAAAGCATAA